One genomic region from Flagellimonas oceani encodes:
- a CDS encoding ABC transporter permease, with protein MLKNYLKIAWRNLIKNKIFSIANIVGLTCAFAVAILLSMTALFELSFDQFHENKNSTYQVYLTSQTPRGAEASTSNPVPLASALKEEVPGIKQIARSLSEDALVSYQDKDLDLDAEYVDAEFFNIFTFPAIAGNANNPLPSKNSVSITGETATKMFGNTDVVGKVLQVRVGSEVYPFTIAAVLENTPSNSSIDFDIVIPFENHPEYESNKDVWNSQFHPVYLQLEDGMTPQQFEINSRAFANLHYEGSIESDKRDGASPDENGQYKQFHLLPVTDMHFASFKAGKADAARTFPYIILGVALVILFIVCANFINMNIALSEKRLKEIGMRKTLGAVKKQLFFQFWMESVIVFLIAIGLGLVVSNLLIAPFKTLFATKATFAEVTKPGIVVLFATSIFVITLIAGGYPALLLSKLSTLRALKGKLDLGKNRLRNGLIVLQFVIAIILISGTLVLHGQIDFLRNKDLGYNKEQVVSIPLNGRKDSYAVLELLRDELSRNPNILSVSGSDSNLGLGKDGSITSSAMGFDYKGKGLVTNALTVDYDYAKTLDIALQSGRMFNREYSTDSLSLVINESMAKQFGEEDPLSIRINMDDSVTYSVVGVIKDYYFQDVKKDVKPLTLFLNRNWDLYYAYVKIAPNNTAQSFDAIKSAWEKIEPQADFLGSFLDENVDRTFRREKSMATIITSGSVLGIILSCLGLFAISMLVVAQRTKEIGVRKVVGASVSSVTFLLTKDFLKLVGLAFIIATPIAWYFLNEWLQNYASHVNLSPLFFLTAGITACLIAFITVGSRTVKAASANPVKSLRDE; from the coding sequence CGGTTCCCCTGGCAAGCGCTCTAAAAGAAGAAGTGCCCGGAATAAAACAGATTGCCCGGAGCTTGAGCGAGGATGCCTTGGTCAGCTACCAAGACAAAGATTTGGATTTGGATGCCGAATATGTGGATGCGGAATTCTTCAATATTTTTACATTTCCAGCAATTGCGGGGAATGCCAATAACCCATTACCTTCAAAAAATAGCGTTTCCATTACCGGGGAAACCGCCACAAAAATGTTCGGAAACACGGATGTGGTCGGGAAGGTGCTTCAAGTTAGGGTTGGCAGTGAAGTTTATCCGTTTACCATTGCAGCAGTTTTAGAAAACACACCCAGCAACAGCAGTATTGACTTTGATATTGTGATACCGTTTGAGAACCATCCAGAATATGAATCGAACAAGGACGTCTGGAACTCACAATTTCATCCCGTTTATCTACAATTGGAAGATGGAATGACTCCTCAACAGTTTGAAATCAATTCAAGGGCATTTGCCAATCTACATTATGAGGGGAGCATTGAAAGTGACAAAAGGGATGGGGCATCTCCCGATGAAAACGGACAGTACAAGCAGTTTCATCTCTTACCGGTTACCGATATGCATTTTGCATCCTTTAAAGCGGGGAAAGCCGATGCGGCCCGAACGTTTCCCTACATAATTCTTGGTGTGGCGTTGGTCATTTTATTCATTGTTTGCGCCAATTTCATCAACATGAACATTGCTTTGAGCGAAAAAAGATTGAAGGAAATAGGCATGCGAAAAACACTGGGAGCGGTTAAAAAACAATTGTTTTTCCAGTTTTGGATGGAAAGTGTAATCGTTTTCTTGATTGCCATAGGCTTGGGTTTGGTGGTCAGTAATTTGCTGATAGCCCCCTTTAAAACCCTTTTTGCCACCAAGGCCACTTTTGCCGAAGTGACCAAACCTGGGATTGTTGTACTGTTTGCAACATCCATTTTTGTAATCACCCTTATTGCAGGAGGCTATCCGGCATTGCTTCTGAGCAAGTTGAGTACCCTTCGAGCATTAAAAGGTAAGCTCGACCTGGGCAAGAACAGATTGCGCAACGGATTGATCGTACTTCAATTTGTAATTGCCATCATATTGATCAGTGGGACTTTGGTATTGCATGGACAGATAGATTTTCTGCGCAACAAGGATCTAGGGTACAACAAGGAACAAGTTGTATCCATTCCCCTGAACGGCAGAAAGGACAGTTATGCCGTACTCGAGTTATTGCGTGATGAGCTTTCCCGGAACCCCAATATTTTAAGTGTTTCCGGCTCCGACAGTAATTTAGGGCTGGGTAAGGACGGTAGTATTACCAGTAGTGCCATGGGCTTCGATTATAAAGGTAAGGGGCTGGTCACCAATGCTCTTACCGTGGATTATGATTATGCCAAAACCTTGGATATAGCGCTCCAATCGGGTCGAATGTTCAATAGGGAATACAGTACGGATAGTCTAAGTTTGGTAATCAACGAAAGTATGGCCAAACAATTTGGCGAAGAGGATCCTCTGTCCATCCGAATCAATATGGATGATTCCGTTACCTATTCCGTGGTCGGGGTTATAAAGGATTATTATTTCCAAGATGTAAAAAAGGATGTAAAACCTCTTACACTTTTCTTGAACCGCAACTGGGATCTGTATTACGCTTACGTAAAAATTGCCCCGAACAATACCGCACAATCTTTTGATGCCATAAAAAGTGCTTGGGAGAAGATTGAGCCCCAAGCGGATTTTTTAGGTTCCTTTTTAGATGAAAATGTAGACCGTACGTTTAGAAGGGAAAAATCCATGGCCACCATAATCACTAGCGGAAGCGTTTTGGGAATCATTTTAAGCTGTTTAGGGCTCTTTGCCATATCCATGCTCGTGGTAGCCCAGCGCACAAAAGAAATTGGCGTACGAAAAGTAGTTGGCGCCAGTGTGTCCTCCGTTACGTTTTTACTGACGAAGGATTTTTTAAAGTTGGTCGGTCTGGCGTTTATCATCGCAACCCCGATAGCATGGTATTTTTTAAATGAATGGCTACAGAACTATGCTTCACACGTAAATTTAAGTCCGCTGTTTTTTCTTACGGCAGGTATAACGGCTTGTTTGATTGCTTTTATTACGGTGGGATCTAGAACGGTAAAGGCAGCATCCGCCAATCCGGTAAAAAGTTTACGGGATGAATAG